A single genomic interval of Camelina sativa cultivar DH55 chromosome 11, Cs, whole genome shotgun sequence harbors:
- the LOC104724488 gene encoding DNA repair endonuclease UVH1-like isoform X1 produces the protein MALNFHQQIISDLLEDSNGGLVIISSGLSLAKLIASLLILHSPSQGTLLLLLSPAAQSLKSRIIHYIFSLQSPVPAEITADLPANQRYSLYSSGSPFFITPRILIVDLLTQRIPVSSLAGIFILNAHSLTETSTEAFIVRIVKSLNSSAYVRAFSDRPQAMVSGFAKTERTMRALFLRRLHLWPRFQLDVSQELEREPPEVVDIRVSMSSYMVGIQKAIIEVMDACLKEMKKTNKVDVDDLTVESGLFKSFDEIVRRQLDPIWHTLGKRTKQLVSDLKTLRKLLDYLVRYDAVSFLKFLDTLRVSESYRSVWLFAESSYKIFDFAKKRVYRLLKASDVKSKEHGTKKSGKKRKSKGDNDAVEAVGGETATNVTTGVVIEEVLEEAPKWKVLREILEETQEERQKQAYSEEDNSDNNGIVLVACKDERSCMQLEDCVTNNPQKVMREEWEMYLLSKIELRSMQTPQKKKQKTPKGFGILDGVVPVTTIQNSEGSSVGRQEHEALMAAASSIRKASGNNNPEPHVDKASCTKGKAKKDSTSLRRSIRSCNKKTTNSKPEILKGPEDEEKATEASTSGPQEANVVQPSSAKKIPPVHFYALESDQPILDILKPSVIIVYHPDMAFVRELEVYKAENPLRKLKVYFLFYDESTEVQKFEASIRRENGAFESLIRQKSSMMIPVDQDGLCMGSNSSTEFPASITQNSLTRKAGGRKELEKETQVIVDMREFMSSLPNVLHQKGMKIIPVTLEVGDYILSPSICVERKSIQDLFQSFTSGRLFHQVEMMSRYYRIPVLLIEFSQDKSFSFQSASDISDDVAPYNIISKLSLLVLHFPRLRILWSRSLHATAEIFTTLKSNQDEPDETRAIRVGVPSEEGIIENDIRAENYNTSAVEFLRRLPGVTDANYRSIMEKCKSLAELASLPVETLAELMGGHKVAKSLREFFDAKYPTLL, from the exons AGGACTCTAACGGCGGATTAGTGATCATCTCTTCTGGTCTCTCCCTCGCTAAATTAATCGCTTCTCTCCTCATCCTTCACTCTCCTTCCCAAGGTACTCtacttctcctcctctccccCGCCGCTCAATCCCTCAAATCCAGAATCATCCATTACATCTTCTCTCTTCAATCCCCTGTTCCGGCGGAGATCACCGCTGACCTTCCGGCGAATCAGCGTTACTCGCTTTACTCCTCCGGTTCTCCTTTCTTCATCACGCCGCGGATTCTCATCGTCGATTTGTTGACTCAACGGATTCCTGTTTCTTCGCTTGCCGGAATCTTCATTCTCAATGCTCATTCGCTTACGGAAACCTCCACTGAAGCTTTCATTGTGCGAATCGTCAAATCCCTAAATAGCTCCGCTTATGTGCGCGCTTTTTCTGATAGACCGCAAGCTATGGTCTCTGGTTTCGCCAAGACTGAACGCACTATGCGTGCTCTCTTCCTCCGCAGACTCCATCTATGGCCaag GTTTCAGTTGGATGTGTCTCAGGAGTTGGAGCGAGAACCGCCTGAGGTTGTAGATATTAGGGTTTCAATGTCGAGTTATATGGTGGGAATACAGAAAGCAATTATTGAAGTTATGGACGCTTGcctcaaggagatgaagaagactaACAAGGTTGATGTGGATGATTTGACTGTGGAGAGTGGTTTGTTTAAGTCCTTTGATGAGATTGTGAGGAGGCAGCTTGATCCAATTTGGCATACTCTCGGAAAGAGAACCAAACAGCTTGTTTCTGATTTGAAGACTTTAAGGAAGTTGCTTGACTATCTTGTTAG GTATGATGCTGTGAGTTTTCTGAAGTTCTTGGATACACTCAGGGTATCAGAGAGTTATCGGTCTGTTTGGTTATTTGCAGAGTCCAgctataaaatatttgatttcgcAAAGAAACGAGTGTATCGTCTTCTGAAGGCAAGTGATGTCAAGTCAAAAGAACATGGAACGAAGAAAAGTGGTAAGAAGAGAAAGTCGAAGGGCGATAATGACGCTGTAGAAGCAG TTGGTGGGGAAACTGCAACAAATGTGACTACTGGCGTTGTTATTGAAGAAGTTCTTGAAGAGGCACCAAAATGGAAAGTCTTACGT GAGATTTTAGAAGAGAcacaagaagaaagacaaaaacaagcTTATTCTGAGGAAGACAACAGTGACAACAATGGAATAGTTCTTGTGGCTTGCAAAGATGAACGGTCCTGCATGCAGCTTGAAGATTGCGTCACAAACAATCCACAGAAG GTAATGCGGGAAGAATGGGAAATGTACCTGCTGAGCAAAATCGAGCTCCGCAGTATGCAGACaccacaaaagaagaagcaaaagactcCCAAGGGTTTTGGGATTCTTGATGGAGTTGTTCCGGTAACTACAATACAGAACTCGGAAGGTAGCAGTGTTGGCAGACAAGAGCATGAGGCTCTAATGGCTGCTGCGTCTTCTATTCGCAAGGCTTCTGGAAATAACAACCCAGAGCCTCATGTTGATAAGGCTTCATGTACCAAAGGAAAAGCTAAAAAGGATTCAACAAGTCTCAGAAGATCCATAAGAAGTTGCAATAAGAAAACGACGAATAGTAAACCTGAAATCTTAAAAGGCCCAGAGGATGAAGAAAAGGCTACTGAAGCTAGCACATCAGGTCCCCAAGAAGCCAATGTTGTTCAACCCAGCAGTGCTAAAAAGATACCGCCTGTGCATTTTTATGCTTTAGAAAGCGATCAACCTATACTAGATATCTTGAAACCCTCTGTGATCATTGTCTACCATCCTGACATGGCTTTTGTCAGAGAACTTGAGGTGTACAAAGCAGAGAACCCTCTGAGAAAGCtgaaagtttattttcttttctatgaTGAGTCCACAGAAGTTCAGAAGTTTGAAGCAAGCATACGTCGGGAAAATGGAGCGTTTGAATCATTGATCAGGCAGAAGTCTTCGATGATGATTCCCGTTGATCAG GATGGGCTCTGCATGGGGTCGAATTCATCTACAGAGTTTCCAGCGTCAATTACTCAAAACTCATTAACCCGAAAAGCAGGCGGAAGAAAGGAATTGGAGAAAGAGACACAG GTAATAGTTGACATGAGGGAATTCATGAGCAGCCTACCAAATGTTCTTCACCAGAAAGGCATGAAGATAATACCAGTTACACTAGAGGTCGGTGACTATATCCTATCTCCTTCAATCTGCGTGGAGAGAAAGAGCATTCAAGATCTTTTCCAGAGCTTTACATCAGGTCGTTTATTTCACCAAGTCGAAATGATGTCCCGTTATTACAGAATACCAGTTCTTCTCATCGAGTTCTCTCAAGACAAAAGCTTCTCCTTTCAG TCTGCGAGTGATATATCAGATGATGTGGCTCCATATAACATCATATCAAAACTATCGCTGCTAGTTCTGCATTTTCCTCGGCTAAGGATTTTATGGTCTCGAAGTCTCCATGCAACCGCAGAAATCTTCACTACCTTAAAATCCAACCAAGACGAGCCTGATGAGACCCGAGCAATAAGAGTTGGTGTGCCTTCAGAAGAAGGCATCATAGAAAATGACATCAG AGCCGAAAACTACAACACATCAGCGGTAGAGTTTCTGAGAAGGCTTCCTGGAGTTACAGACGCGAATTACAGATCGATTATGGAGAAATGTAAGAGTTTGGCTGAGCTGGCGTCTTTGCCTGTTGAGACATTAGCAGAACTCATGGGTGGTCACAAAGTTGCTAAAAGTCTCAGAGAGTTTTTTGACGCTAAGTATCCGACTTTGctttaa
- the LOC104724487 gene encoding myosin-11-like isoform X2, with the protein MFKSARWRSEKSNKIKIVFKLQFHATQVTQLKAEGLTISVVPGDVGKSTGKAEKAMVLDGHCRWESPVYETVKFLQDFKTGKVNQRICHFIVSSTTGSSKSGVLGETSIDFADYVDAVKSCNVSLPLQNSNSKAMLHVSIQRQLENADPQRVVKEIDSLVKTSRGQDLKSHLGIETDESHKSDSQEEGPFGKASRIAELRRRASIESDSTLSSFDSGSELDTLGEIGSRGDHIQQNHSTMHHHSVTNVYEEPHISESEWSGSSDQGISTDDSMNSSNDTIPRDISRTSSNEDVDKLKAELVALARRADLSELELQSLRKQIVKETKRSQDLLREVTSLKQERDLLKADNESIKASDKRKEEAKIRNQLQLEGRDPQVLLEETREELDCEKDLNSNLQIQLQKTQKSNTELILAVQELEAMVGKRGKKTVDLPRPRTCERNTEESRRRSCTSETDDDEDQKALDELVKGHMDAKEAHVLERRITDLYNEIEIYKRDKEDLEIQVEQLSLDSEILKQENHDISYKLEQSQVQEQLKLQYECSSSLVNVNELENHVESLEARLKKQYEESSESLCRIKELETQIEGMEEEFEKQAQIFEGDIEAVTRAKVEQEQRAIEAEEALRKTRWKNASVAGKIQDEFKRISEQMSSTLAANEKVTMKAMSETRELRMQKRQLEELLMNANDELRANKDEYEAKLNELSGKTDLRTKEMQRMLVDLEKKKRQKEDVNADLTQGITRLKDEIEILRLELEGTRKSSMETEASLSEELQRIKDEKEAVITILRSQLETAIAQCDNITKTEQRSNEDNIKQLEEQIKLKENALEASSKMFIEKEKDLKNIIEVLQTKLNERSQNNQETGETLQGPEAIAMHNSEVLSLNKSDNLQDLVNEVALLREQNGLMEMELKEMQERYSEISLKFAEVEGERQQLVMTVRYLKSAKKK; encoded by the exons ATGTTTAAGTCAGCGAGATGGCGGAGCGAGAAgagcaacaaaatcaaaatcgttTTCAAGTTGCAGTTTCATGCGACTC aGGTGACTCAGTTGAAGGCGGAGGGATTAACGATCTCTGTAGTACCCGGAGATGTTGGGAAGTCGACGGGGAAGGCAGAGAAGGCTATGGTACTCGACGGACATTGTCGGTGGGAATCTCCGGTTTACGAGACGGTTAAGTTTCTTCAGGATTTTAAGACTGGGAAAGTTAATCAGAGAATCTGTCACTTTATTGTGTCTTCTACTACG gGATCTAGCAAATCTGGTGTTTTGGGAGAGACTTCGATTGATTTTGCTGATTACGTTGATGCTGTTAAGTCTTGCaatgtttctcttcctctccaGAATTCGAATTCGAAAGCAATGTTGCAc GTATCGATACAAAGGCAGCTAGAAAATGCAGATCCgcaaag AGTGGTGAAAGAAATTGATAGCTTGGTGAAAACGTCACGGGGTCAAGATTTGAAATCCCATTTAGGTATTGAAACAGATGAAAGCCATAAAAGTGATTCACAAGAG GAAGGTCCATTTGGTAAAGCTTCCAGGATTGCTGAATTGAGGCGTCGAGCATCCATTGAATCTGATAGTACGTTGTCAAGCTTTGACAGTGGGTCTGAATTGGATACACTGGGAGAGATTGGAAGCAGAGGTGATCACATTCAGCAGAACCACTCAACTATGCATCATCATTCGGTTACAAACGTATATGAAGAGCCTCATATATCAGAATCCGAGTGGTCAGGAAGCTCTGATCAGGGGATCAGTACTGATGACTCCATGAATAGTTCAAATGATACAATCCCGAGAGATATCTCAAGGACTTCCTCGAATGAAGATGTAGATAAGCTTAAAGCCGAACTTGTTGCTTTGGCAAGGCGAGCAGATCTTTCTGAACTAGAGCTACAAAGCCTGCGGAAACAGATTGTGAAAGAGACCAAAAGAAGTCAGGATCTCCTGAGGGAAGTAACTAGCCTGAAGCAGGAGAGAGATTTGCTGAAGGCTGATAATGAGAGTATTAAAGCATCTGACAAGCGAAAGGAAGAGGCAAAAATTAGGAACCAGTTGCAGCTTGAAGGAAGGGATCCGCAAGTTCTTTTAGAAGAAACCCGAGAAGAACTGGATTGTGAGAAAGATCTGAACTCCAATCTACAGATACAGCTTCAGAAGACACAGAAATCAAACACCGAGTTGATCCTTGCTGTGCAAGAGCTAGAAGCAATGGTGGGGAAGAGAGGTAAGAAAACAGTTGATCTTCCTAGACCAAGAACATGCGAGAGGAACACCGAAGAATCGAGGAGAAGGTCCTGCACAAGTGAGACAGATGACGACGAGGATCAAAAGGCACTAGATGAGCTTGTGAAGGGGCACATGGATGCAAAAGAAGCACACGTCCTGGAGCGAAGGATCACTGACCTATACAATGAGATAGAGATCTATAAACGAGACAAAGAGGATCTTGAGATACAGGTGGAGCAGCTTTCTCTGGATTCTGAGATACTTAAGCAGGAAAATCACGATATCTCATACAAGCTAGAGCAAAGCCAAGTGCAAGAACAGTTGAAGTTGCAATACGAGTGTTCATCTTCTCTTGTAAACGTGAATGAGCTTGAGAATCATGTAGAGAGCCTAGAAGCTAGGCTCAAGAAGCAGTACGAGGAGTCCTCTGAGTCCCTGTGTCGCATTAAAGAACTTGAAACGCAGATCGAGGGAATGGAAGAAGAATTTGAGAAACAAGCTCAGATATTTGAGGGAGATATTGAAGCTGTCACACGTGCTAAAGTGGAGCAAGAGCAAAGAGCTATCGAAGCCGAAGAAGCCCTGAGAAAAACGAGGTGGAAAAATGCTAGTGTAGCCGGAAAAATCCAGGACGAGTTCAAGAGAATCTCTGAACAGATGTCTTCTACGTTAGCAGCAAATGAGAAGGTGACTATGAAAGCGATGAGCGAAACCCGCGAACTGCGCATGCAGAAGCGTCAGCTAGAAGAACTTCTCATGAACGCTAACGATGAACTCCGAGCAAATAAGGATGAGTATGAAGCAAAGCTCAACGAGCTGTCGGGAAAGACGGATCTTAGAACGAAGGAGATGCAGAGAATGTTAGTGGAtctagagaagaaaaagaggcaAAAAGAAGATGTTAATGCAGATTTAACACAGGGGATCACAAGGCTAAAGGATGAGATTGAGATCTTGAGACTTGAACTGGAAGGGACGAGAAAATCAAGTATGGAAACCGAGGCATCTTTGTCAGAGGAGTTGCAGcgaataaaagatgaaaaagaagcaGTCATTACCATCTTAAGATCACAACTAGAGACCGCAATAGCGCAATGTGATAAcataacaaaaacagagcaaagaagCAACGAAGATAATATAAAACAGCTTGAG gaacaaatcaaactaaaagaaaatgctTTAGAAGCCTCTTCAAAGATGTTTAtcgaaaaggaaaaggatttgAAGAACATAATCGAAGTGTTGCAGACTAAACTCAACGAACGAAGTCAAAATAACCAAGAG ACTGGTGAAACTCTGCAAGGTCCAGAAGCGATTGCTATGCATAACAGTGAAGTATTGTCACTGAACAAGAG TGACAATCTTCAAGATTTGGTAAATGAAGTAGCGTTGCTAAGAGAGCAAAATGGATTGATGGAGATGGAATTGAAGGAAATGCAAGAGAGATATTCAGAGATAAGTCTAAAATTTGCAGAAGTTGAAGGTGAAAGACAACAACTTGTCATGACTGTACGTTATCTTAAAAGTGCCAAGAAGAAGTAA
- the LOC104724487 gene encoding myosin-11-like isoform X1, protein MVLDGHCRWESPVYETVKFLQDFKTGKVNQRICHFIVSSTTGSSKSGVLGETSIDFADYVDAVSIQRQLENADPQRVVKEIDSLVKTSRGQDLKSHLGIETDESHKSDSQEEGPFGKASRIAELRRRASIESDSTLSSFDSGSELDTLGEIGSRGDHIQQNHSTMHHHSVTNVYEEPHISESEWSGSSDQGISTDDSMNSSNDTIPRDISRTSSNEDVDKLKAELVALARRADLSELELQSLRKQIVKETKRSQDLLREVTSLKQERDLLKADNESIKASDKRKEEAKIRNQLQLEGRDPQVLLEETREELDCEKDLNSNLQIQLQKTQKSNTELILAVQELEAMVGKRGKKTVDLPRPRTCERNTEESRRRSCTSETDDDEDQKALDELVKGHMDAKEAHVLERRITDLYNEIEIYKRDKEDLEIQVEQLSLDSEILKQENHDISYKLEQSQVQEQLKLQYECSSSLVNVNELENHVESLEARLKKQYEESSESLCRIKELETQIEGMEEEFEKQAQIFEGDIEAVTRAKVEQEQRAIEAEEALRKTRWKNASVAGKIQDEFKRISEQMSSTLAANEKVTMKAMSETRELRMQKRQLEELLMNANDELRANKDEYEAKLNELSGKTDLRTKEMQRMLVDLEKKKRQKEDVNADLTQGITRLKDEIEILRLELEGTRKSSMETEASLSEELQRIKDEKEAVITILRSQLETAIAQCDNITKTEQRSNEDNIKQLEEQIKLKENALEASSKMFIEKEKDLKNIIEVLQTKLNERSQNNQETGETLQGPEAIAMHNSEVLSLNKSDNLQDLVNEVALLREQNGLMEMELKEMQERYSEISLKFAEVEGERQQLVMTVRYLKSAKKK, encoded by the exons ATGGTACTCGACGGACATTGTCGGTGGGAATCTCCGGTTTACGAGACGGTTAAGTTTCTTCAGGATTTTAAGACTGGGAAAGTTAATCAGAGAATCTGTCACTTTATTGTGTCTTCTACTACG gGATCTAGCAAATCTGGTGTTTTGGGAGAGACTTCGATTGATTTTGCTGATTACGTTGATGCT GTATCGATACAAAGGCAGCTAGAAAATGCAGATCCgcaaag AGTGGTGAAAGAAATTGATAGCTTGGTGAAAACGTCACGGGGTCAAGATTTGAAATCCCATTTAGGTATTGAAACAGATGAAAGCCATAAAAGTGATTCACAAGAG GAAGGTCCATTTGGTAAAGCTTCCAGGATTGCTGAATTGAGGCGTCGAGCATCCATTGAATCTGATAGTACGTTGTCAAGCTTTGACAGTGGGTCTGAATTGGATACACTGGGAGAGATTGGAAGCAGAGGTGATCACATTCAGCAGAACCACTCAACTATGCATCATCATTCGGTTACAAACGTATATGAAGAGCCTCATATATCAGAATCCGAGTGGTCAGGAAGCTCTGATCAGGGGATCAGTACTGATGACTCCATGAATAGTTCAAATGATACAATCCCGAGAGATATCTCAAGGACTTCCTCGAATGAAGATGTAGATAAGCTTAAAGCCGAACTTGTTGCTTTGGCAAGGCGAGCAGATCTTTCTGAACTAGAGCTACAAAGCCTGCGGAAACAGATTGTGAAAGAGACCAAAAGAAGTCAGGATCTCCTGAGGGAAGTAACTAGCCTGAAGCAGGAGAGAGATTTGCTGAAGGCTGATAATGAGAGTATTAAAGCATCTGACAAGCGAAAGGAAGAGGCAAAAATTAGGAACCAGTTGCAGCTTGAAGGAAGGGATCCGCAAGTTCTTTTAGAAGAAACCCGAGAAGAACTGGATTGTGAGAAAGATCTGAACTCCAATCTACAGATACAGCTTCAGAAGACACAGAAATCAAACACCGAGTTGATCCTTGCTGTGCAAGAGCTAGAAGCAATGGTGGGGAAGAGAGGTAAGAAAACAGTTGATCTTCCTAGACCAAGAACATGCGAGAGGAACACCGAAGAATCGAGGAGAAGGTCCTGCACAAGTGAGACAGATGACGACGAGGATCAAAAGGCACTAGATGAGCTTGTGAAGGGGCACATGGATGCAAAAGAAGCACACGTCCTGGAGCGAAGGATCACTGACCTATACAATGAGATAGAGATCTATAAACGAGACAAAGAGGATCTTGAGATACAGGTGGAGCAGCTTTCTCTGGATTCTGAGATACTTAAGCAGGAAAATCACGATATCTCATACAAGCTAGAGCAAAGCCAAGTGCAAGAACAGTTGAAGTTGCAATACGAGTGTTCATCTTCTCTTGTAAACGTGAATGAGCTTGAGAATCATGTAGAGAGCCTAGAAGCTAGGCTCAAGAAGCAGTACGAGGAGTCCTCTGAGTCCCTGTGTCGCATTAAAGAACTTGAAACGCAGATCGAGGGAATGGAAGAAGAATTTGAGAAACAAGCTCAGATATTTGAGGGAGATATTGAAGCTGTCACACGTGCTAAAGTGGAGCAAGAGCAAAGAGCTATCGAAGCCGAAGAAGCCCTGAGAAAAACGAGGTGGAAAAATGCTAGTGTAGCCGGAAAAATCCAGGACGAGTTCAAGAGAATCTCTGAACAGATGTCTTCTACGTTAGCAGCAAATGAGAAGGTGACTATGAAAGCGATGAGCGAAACCCGCGAACTGCGCATGCAGAAGCGTCAGCTAGAAGAACTTCTCATGAACGCTAACGATGAACTCCGAGCAAATAAGGATGAGTATGAAGCAAAGCTCAACGAGCTGTCGGGAAAGACGGATCTTAGAACGAAGGAGATGCAGAGAATGTTAGTGGAtctagagaagaaaaagaggcaAAAAGAAGATGTTAATGCAGATTTAACACAGGGGATCACAAGGCTAAAGGATGAGATTGAGATCTTGAGACTTGAACTGGAAGGGACGAGAAAATCAAGTATGGAAACCGAGGCATCTTTGTCAGAGGAGTTGCAGcgaataaaagatgaaaaagaagcaGTCATTACCATCTTAAGATCACAACTAGAGACCGCAATAGCGCAATGTGATAAcataacaaaaacagagcaaagaagCAACGAAGATAATATAAAACAGCTTGAG gaacaaatcaaactaaaagaaaatgctTTAGAAGCCTCTTCAAAGATGTTTAtcgaaaaggaaaaggatttgAAGAACATAATCGAAGTGTTGCAGACTAAACTCAACGAACGAAGTCAAAATAACCAAGAG ACTGGTGAAACTCTGCAAGGTCCAGAAGCGATTGCTATGCATAACAGTGAAGTATTGTCACTGAACAAGAG TGACAATCTTCAAGATTTGGTAAATGAAGTAGCGTTGCTAAGAGAGCAAAATGGATTGATGGAGATGGAATTGAAGGAAATGCAAGAGAGATATTCAGAGATAAGTCTAAAATTTGCAGAAGTTGAAGGTGAAAGACAACAACTTGTCATGACTGTACGTTATCTTAAAAGTGCCAAGAAGAAGTAA
- the LOC104724488 gene encoding DNA repair endonuclease UVH1-like isoform X2: MAKLDVSQELEREPPEVVDIRVSMSSYMVGIQKAIIEVMDACLKEMKKTNKVDVDDLTVESGLFKSFDEIVRRQLDPIWHTLGKRTKQLVSDLKTLRKLLDYLVRYDAVSFLKFLDTLRVSESYRSVWLFAESSYKIFDFAKKRVYRLLKASDVKSKEHGTKKSGKKRKSKGDNDAVEAVGGETATNVTTGVVIEEVLEEAPKWKVLREILEETQEERQKQAYSEEDNSDNNGIVLVACKDERSCMQLEDCVTNNPQKVMREEWEMYLLSKIELRSMQTPQKKKQKTPKGFGILDGVVPVTTIQNSEGSSVGRQEHEALMAAASSIRKASGNNNPEPHVDKASCTKGKAKKDSTSLRRSIRSCNKKTTNSKPEILKGPEDEEKATEASTSGPQEANVVQPSSAKKIPPVHFYALESDQPILDILKPSVIIVYHPDMAFVRELEVYKAENPLRKLKVYFLFYDESTEVQKFEASIRRENGAFESLIRQKSSMMIPVDQDGLCMGSNSSTEFPASITQNSLTRKAGGRKELEKETQVIVDMREFMSSLPNVLHQKGMKIIPVTLEVGDYILSPSICVERKSIQDLFQSFTSGRLFHQVEMMSRYYRIPVLLIEFSQDKSFSFQSASDISDDVAPYNIISKLSLLVLHFPRLRILWSRSLHATAEIFTTLKSNQDEPDETRAIRVGVPSEEGIIENDIRAENYNTSAVEFLRRLPGVTDANYRSIMEKCKSLAELASLPVETLAELMGGHKVAKSLREFFDAKYPTLL, encoded by the exons ATGGCCaag TTGGATGTGTCTCAGGAGTTGGAGCGAGAACCGCCTGAGGTTGTAGATATTAGGGTTTCAATGTCGAGTTATATGGTGGGAATACAGAAAGCAATTATTGAAGTTATGGACGCTTGcctcaaggagatgaagaagactaACAAGGTTGATGTGGATGATTTGACTGTGGAGAGTGGTTTGTTTAAGTCCTTTGATGAGATTGTGAGGAGGCAGCTTGATCCAATTTGGCATACTCTCGGAAAGAGAACCAAACAGCTTGTTTCTGATTTGAAGACTTTAAGGAAGTTGCTTGACTATCTTGTTAG GTATGATGCTGTGAGTTTTCTGAAGTTCTTGGATACACTCAGGGTATCAGAGAGTTATCGGTCTGTTTGGTTATTTGCAGAGTCCAgctataaaatatttgatttcgcAAAGAAACGAGTGTATCGTCTTCTGAAGGCAAGTGATGTCAAGTCAAAAGAACATGGAACGAAGAAAAGTGGTAAGAAGAGAAAGTCGAAGGGCGATAATGACGCTGTAGAAGCAG TTGGTGGGGAAACTGCAACAAATGTGACTACTGGCGTTGTTATTGAAGAAGTTCTTGAAGAGGCACCAAAATGGAAAGTCTTACGT GAGATTTTAGAAGAGAcacaagaagaaagacaaaaacaagcTTATTCTGAGGAAGACAACAGTGACAACAATGGAATAGTTCTTGTGGCTTGCAAAGATGAACGGTCCTGCATGCAGCTTGAAGATTGCGTCACAAACAATCCACAGAAG GTAATGCGGGAAGAATGGGAAATGTACCTGCTGAGCAAAATCGAGCTCCGCAGTATGCAGACaccacaaaagaagaagcaaaagactcCCAAGGGTTTTGGGATTCTTGATGGAGTTGTTCCGGTAACTACAATACAGAACTCGGAAGGTAGCAGTGTTGGCAGACAAGAGCATGAGGCTCTAATGGCTGCTGCGTCTTCTATTCGCAAGGCTTCTGGAAATAACAACCCAGAGCCTCATGTTGATAAGGCTTCATGTACCAAAGGAAAAGCTAAAAAGGATTCAACAAGTCTCAGAAGATCCATAAGAAGTTGCAATAAGAAAACGACGAATAGTAAACCTGAAATCTTAAAAGGCCCAGAGGATGAAGAAAAGGCTACTGAAGCTAGCACATCAGGTCCCCAAGAAGCCAATGTTGTTCAACCCAGCAGTGCTAAAAAGATACCGCCTGTGCATTTTTATGCTTTAGAAAGCGATCAACCTATACTAGATATCTTGAAACCCTCTGTGATCATTGTCTACCATCCTGACATGGCTTTTGTCAGAGAACTTGAGGTGTACAAAGCAGAGAACCCTCTGAGAAAGCtgaaagtttattttcttttctatgaTGAGTCCACAGAAGTTCAGAAGTTTGAAGCAAGCATACGTCGGGAAAATGGAGCGTTTGAATCATTGATCAGGCAGAAGTCTTCGATGATGATTCCCGTTGATCAG GATGGGCTCTGCATGGGGTCGAATTCATCTACAGAGTTTCCAGCGTCAATTACTCAAAACTCATTAACCCGAAAAGCAGGCGGAAGAAAGGAATTGGAGAAAGAGACACAG GTAATAGTTGACATGAGGGAATTCATGAGCAGCCTACCAAATGTTCTTCACCAGAAAGGCATGAAGATAATACCAGTTACACTAGAGGTCGGTGACTATATCCTATCTCCTTCAATCTGCGTGGAGAGAAAGAGCATTCAAGATCTTTTCCAGAGCTTTACATCAGGTCGTTTATTTCACCAAGTCGAAATGATGTCCCGTTATTACAGAATACCAGTTCTTCTCATCGAGTTCTCTCAAGACAAAAGCTTCTCCTTTCAG TCTGCGAGTGATATATCAGATGATGTGGCTCCATATAACATCATATCAAAACTATCGCTGCTAGTTCTGCATTTTCCTCGGCTAAGGATTTTATGGTCTCGAAGTCTCCATGCAACCGCAGAAATCTTCACTACCTTAAAATCCAACCAAGACGAGCCTGATGAGACCCGAGCAATAAGAGTTGGTGTGCCTTCAGAAGAAGGCATCATAGAAAATGACATCAG AGCCGAAAACTACAACACATCAGCGGTAGAGTTTCTGAGAAGGCTTCCTGGAGTTACAGACGCGAATTACAGATCGATTATGGAGAAATGTAAGAGTTTGGCTGAGCTGGCGTCTTTGCCTGTTGAGACATTAGCAGAACTCATGGGTGGTCACAAAGTTGCTAAAAGTCTCAGAGAGTTTTTTGACGCTAAGTATCCGACTTTGctttaa